The following are encoded in a window of Nocardioides houyundeii genomic DNA:
- a CDS encoding DegV family protein, with protein MPRIFIVTDSTACLPPEVAQDRDIVVVPLQVVIGAKVHDEGSEGATPELVARALRDFVPVSTSRPAPAALLAVYQELAARGAEQIVSVHISGDMSGTFESAQLAAREASVEVLAVDSRQVGAATGYAALAAADVRDAGGDARQAAAAAASRAAASHSLFYVDTLEYLRRGGRIGSAAALLGGALSVKPLLEIRDGKVESLEKVRTAGRALSRLEDLIVQAAGEQQLDVCVAHLANPERAGDLTARLTERLAANLEGREVWCTELGAVLGAHVGPGMVAAAISPRA; from the coding sequence GTGCCCCGGATCTTCATCGTCACCGACTCCACCGCCTGCCTGCCGCCCGAGGTCGCCCAGGACCGCGACATCGTCGTGGTGCCGCTCCAGGTGGTGATCGGGGCCAAGGTCCACGACGAGGGCTCCGAGGGGGCCACCCCCGAGCTGGTCGCCAGGGCGCTGCGCGACTTCGTGCCCGTCTCGACCTCGCGACCGGCCCCGGCCGCGCTGCTGGCCGTCTACCAGGAGCTGGCCGCCCGCGGGGCCGAGCAGATCGTCTCGGTCCACATCTCCGGCGACATGAGCGGCACCTTCGAGTCCGCCCAGCTGGCGGCGCGCGAGGCTTCGGTCGAGGTGCTGGCAGTGGACAGCCGGCAGGTGGGCGCGGCGACCGGCTATGCCGCGCTGGCAGCCGCCGACGTGCGGGACGCAGGCGGGGACGCCCGGCAAGCGGCCGCGGCCGCGGCCAGCCGCGCCGCGGCGTCGCACTCGCTCTTCTACGTCGACACGCTGGAGTACCTGCGGCGCGGGGGCCGCATCGGCTCTGCCGCAGCCCTGCTGGGCGGCGCCCTGTCGGTCAAGCCACTCCTGGAGATCCGGGACGGCAAGGTGGAGAGCCTGGAGAAGGTGCGCACCGCCGGTCGCGCGCTGAGCCGGCTGGAGGACCTGATCGTGCAGGCTGCGGGCGAGCAGCAGCTGGACGTCTGCGTGGCCCACCTGGCCAACCCCGAGCGGGCCGGCGACCTCACCGCGCGGCTCACGGAGCGACTCGCGGCGAACCTCGAAGGCCGCGAGGTCTGGTGCACAGAGCTGGGTGCCGTCCTGGGAGCCCACGTCGGTCCCGGGATGGTGGCCGCCGCGATCTCCCCACGCGCCTGA
- a CDS encoding helix-turn-helix domain-containing protein: MPDPPVGFAEVLRQAIDRRGLPLERVRDHLDLRGASVSVATLSYWQSGRSRPERKSSLAALAHLETVLDLPPGTLRSALATPQPRRRRLVVTQLDSLWPEGRVARVLGGLDTRWDAELDRVSVHDLVEIGPDRRQRMLNVRQVMRARADGPDRRVVLHSQEDCHAPLPEIRALRGCRLGRTASDEEGGIIGAELLFLRPLRRGQTVLAEYEAVSDGMGPLEDSYGRRLRLPAGEHVLSVSFHPAALPASCTATSSGGRETRLVLDPAHCVHVVATPAAAGTTTIRWTWPSRPTPSGA; encoded by the coding sequence GTGCCGGACCCACCAGTCGGCTTCGCCGAGGTCCTCCGCCAGGCCATAGACAGGCGAGGGCTGCCGTTGGAGCGCGTCCGCGACCACTTGGACCTGCGCGGTGCGTCGGTCAGCGTCGCCACCCTGAGCTACTGGCAGTCCGGCCGGAGCCGTCCCGAGCGCAAGAGCTCGTTGGCGGCGCTGGCGCATCTCGAGACGGTGCTGGACCTGCCCCCGGGGACCCTGCGCTCGGCCTTGGCGACACCTCAGCCGCGTCGACGGCGCCTGGTGGTGACCCAGCTGGACTCGCTGTGGCCGGAGGGGCGGGTCGCGCGCGTGCTGGGAGGGCTCGACACACGTTGGGACGCCGAGCTGGACCGGGTCAGCGTCCACGACCTGGTCGAGATCGGCCCGGATCGGCGCCAGCGGATGCTCAACGTCCGCCAGGTGATGAGAGCCCGGGCCGACGGACCCGACCGGCGGGTGGTGCTCCACTCCCAGGAGGACTGCCACGCACCCCTGCCCGAGATCCGAGCACTGCGCGGCTGTCGGTTGGGCCGTACGGCGAGCGACGAGGAAGGCGGGATCATCGGCGCCGAGCTGCTGTTCCTGCGACCGCTGCGCCGCGGGCAGACCGTGCTCGCGGAGTACGAGGCGGTCTCCGACGGGATGGGACCCCTGGAGGACTCCTACGGTCGCCGGCTCAGGCTCCCGGCCGGCGAGCACGTGCTCTCGGTGAGCTTCCACCCGGCCGCCCTGCCGGCCTCGTGCACCGCGACCAGCAGCGGCGGGAGGGAGACCAGGCTGGTCCTCGATCCGGCGCACTGCGTGCACGTGGTCGCCACTCCGGCCGCCGCCGGCACCACGACCATCCGCTGGACCTGGCCCTCGCGGCCGACGCCGAGCGGCGCCTGA
- a CDS encoding S8 family peptidase yields MSTHSPRPAVLALAALAGAALTLNPLMAGASEQATTTVVPVDDGPAPVLGTAANDRYIVVFDDGVSHARVDTARRDARGHGAQVTATYRTVLDGFAARLPEEALESLRNDPRVAYIEPDRQVTITETQTPATWGLDRIDQRNLPLNNAYTYTPSGAGVTAYVIDTGIRTTHSEFSGRAVSGYSAINDGRGTEDCNGHGTHVAGTVGGETYGVAQDVRLVAVRVLDCSGSGSNSGVIAGVDWVTSNHAAGAPAVANMSLGGSASTAVDSAVSRSIADGVTYALAAGNDSGANACNGSPARVGPALTVGSSTRTDARSSFSNIGSCLDLFAPGSEITSAWYTSNTATNTISGTSMASPHVAGAAALYLQINPSASPATVASALVSAATPGVLSNVGTGSPNRLLYTGTGGSTPTPTPTPTPTPGVCALPETATGSLSGTGDSDRFPGTSGSFTAVAGTHVGCLSGPSGTDFDLYLDRWNGSSWTTVARGITSTSRESVTYTGTAGTYSWRVVSYAGSGSYTLGFDRP; encoded by the coding sequence ATGTCCACACACTCCCCCCGCCCGGCGGTGCTGGCCCTGGCCGCACTGGCAGGCGCAGCGCTGACCCTGAACCCCCTCATGGCCGGAGCCTCCGAACAGGCCACGACGACCGTCGTACCCGTCGACGACGGTCCCGCCCCGGTGCTGGGCACCGCCGCGAACGACCGCTACATCGTGGTGTTCGACGACGGCGTGTCCCACGCCCGGGTGGACACCGCCCGGCGCGACGCCCGCGGCCACGGCGCACAGGTGACCGCCACCTACCGCACCGTGCTCGACGGCTTCGCCGCCCGCCTGCCGGAGGAGGCGTTGGAGTCCCTGCGCAACGACCCGCGCGTGGCCTACATCGAGCCCGACCGTCAGGTCACCATCACCGAGACGCAGACCCCGGCAACCTGGGGACTGGACCGCATCGACCAGCGCAACCTGCCGCTCAACAACGCCTACACCTACACCCCCTCGGGGGCCGGCGTGACCGCCTACGTGATCGACACCGGCATCCGCACCACCCACTCGGAGTTCAGCGGCCGAGCGGTCTCGGGCTACTCCGCAATCAACGACGGCCGGGGAACCGAGGACTGCAACGGGCACGGCACCCACGTCGCGGGCACCGTGGGCGGGGAGACCTACGGCGTCGCCCAGGACGTGCGCCTGGTCGCCGTCCGGGTCCTCGACTGCAGCGGCAGCGGCAGCAACTCCGGGGTCATCGCCGGGGTGGACTGGGTGACCAGCAACCACGCCGCGGGTGCACCCGCAGTGGCCAACATGAGCCTGGGAGGAAGCGCCTCGACCGCGGTGGACTCCGCGGTCTCCCGGTCGATCGCCGACGGCGTCACCTATGCGCTGGCGGCGGGCAACGACTCGGGGGCCAACGCCTGCAACGGCTCCCCCGCCCGGGTGGGCCCGGCGCTGACGGTGGGCTCCTCCACCCGCACCGACGCGCGGTCCAGCTTCAGCAACATCGGGAGCTGCCTGGACCTGTTCGCGCCGGGCTCGGAGATCACCTCTGCCTGGTACACCAGCAACACCGCGACCAACACGATCAGCGGCACCTCGATGGCGTCCCCGCACGTCGCCGGCGCCGCCGCGCTGTACCTGCAGATCAATCCGAGCGCCTCGCCGGCCACCGTCGCCTCCGCGCTGGTGTCTGCGGCCACCCCCGGCGTGCTCTCAAACGTCGGCACCGGCTCCCCCAACCGGCTGCTCTACACCGGCACCGGCGGCAGCACCCCGACCCCGACGCCCACCCCGACCCCGACCCCGGGCGTGTGCGCCCTGCCTGAGACAGCGACCGGCTCGCTCAGCGGCACCGGTGACTCCGACCGCTTCCCCGGGACCAGCGGTTCCTTCACGGCGGTCGCCGGCACCCACGTCGGCTGCCTGAGCGGCCCGTCCGGCACCGACTTCGACCTCTACCTGGACCGGTGGAACGGCTCGTCCTGGACCACGGTGGCCCGAGGGATCACCTCCACCTCCAGGGAGTCGGTGACCTACACCGGAACGGCCGGCACCTACTCCTGGCGAGTGGTGTCCTACGCGGGCAGCGGCTCCTACACCCTGGGCTTCGACCGCCCCTGA
- the leuS gene encoding leucine--tRNA ligase, translating into MSQQTTPAPSETDRESAYDVAAVEAKWLPVWERLQQFRADDDSPREKRYALTMFPYPSGDLHMGHAEVMALHDVVARYWWLKGYEVLNPMGWDSFGLPAENAAIKNDAHPAAYTYDNIDTQFRSFQRYGTSFDWTRRFNTSDPEYYRWTQWLFLRFHEKGLAYRKKSPVNWCPVDQTVLANEQVVDGACERCGAEVTKRELTQWFFRTTQYAQELLDSLDDLAPTWPSKVINAQRNWIGRSEGAHVTFDIEGREPVTVFTTRPDTLWGATFMVVAADAELAQRLVAEDRRQALEDYLVEVRKASDIDRLATDRPKSGVDLGVSATNPVTGEQMPVWASDYVLADYGTGAIMAVPAHDQRDLDFARAMGLPVRRVVDTGEENPEETGVATTGNGAYVNSGPLDGLTDKTEGIHRAIELLEADDRGTGTVNFRLRDWLLSRQRYWGAPIPIVHCAEHGEVAVPDDQLPVLLPELKGADLKPKGTSPLGGATEWVETTCPTCGGPARRDTDTMDTFVDSSWYFLRYVSPHDETQPFDQALANAWGPVDLYVGGDEHAVLHLLYARFFTKALRDMGLVGWDEPFSAYLSQGKVLNQGRKMSKSLGNGVNLGEQLDAFGVDAVRLTLVFASPPEDNIDWADVSPAGSLRFLTRAWRLSGDVTSQPGTSPDGGDLALRRVTHRTVADADQLVAGHRFNVVVARTMELVNATRKAIDSGCGPADPAVREAAEVVAVLLSLVAPYTAEEMWERLGHEPSVSQSGWPEVDQALLVEDSVTAVVQVQGKVKGRLEVAPDISEADLEAAALADEAVQRAIDGRPVRKVVVRAPKLVNIVV; encoded by the coding sequence ATGAGCCAGCAGACCACCCCCGCACCGAGCGAGACCGACCGCGAGTCGGCGTACGACGTCGCGGCAGTGGAGGCCAAGTGGCTTCCGGTGTGGGAGCGGCTCCAGCAGTTCCGGGCCGACGACGACAGTCCCCGGGAGAAGCGCTACGCGCTGACGATGTTCCCCTACCCCAGCGGCGACCTGCACATGGGTCACGCCGAGGTGATGGCGCTGCACGACGTCGTCGCCCGCTACTGGTGGCTCAAGGGCTACGAGGTCCTCAACCCCATGGGCTGGGACTCGTTCGGTCTGCCCGCCGAGAACGCCGCGATCAAGAACGACGCCCACCCGGCGGCGTACACCTACGACAACATCGACACCCAGTTCCGATCGTTCCAGCGCTACGGCACCAGCTTCGACTGGACCCGTCGGTTCAACACCTCCGACCCGGAGTACTACCGCTGGACCCAGTGGCTGTTCCTGCGCTTCCACGAGAAGGGCCTGGCCTACCGCAAGAAGTCGCCGGTCAACTGGTGCCCGGTCGACCAGACGGTGCTGGCCAACGAGCAGGTCGTCGACGGCGCCTGCGAGCGTTGCGGCGCGGAGGTGACCAAGCGCGAGCTGACCCAGTGGTTCTTCCGCACCACCCAGTACGCCCAGGAGCTGCTGGACAGCCTGGACGACCTGGCGCCGACCTGGCCGAGCAAGGTGATCAACGCCCAGCGCAACTGGATCGGTCGCTCCGAGGGTGCGCACGTGACCTTCGACATCGAGGGCCGCGAGCCGGTCACCGTCTTCACCACCCGCCCCGACACCCTTTGGGGGGCTACCTTCATGGTGGTCGCGGCCGACGCGGAGCTGGCTCAGCGCCTGGTGGCCGAGGACCGGCGGCAGGCACTGGAGGACTACCTGGTCGAGGTGCGCAAGGCCAGCGACATCGACCGGCTGGCCACCGACCGGCCCAAGAGCGGGGTCGACCTGGGCGTGAGCGCGACCAACCCGGTGACCGGTGAGCAGATGCCGGTCTGGGCCAGCGACTACGTGCTGGCCGACTACGGCACGGGCGCGATCATGGCGGTGCCAGCCCACGACCAGCGCGACCTCGACTTCGCCCGGGCGATGGGCCTGCCGGTACGCCGCGTCGTCGACACCGGGGAGGAGAACCCGGAGGAGACCGGAGTGGCCACTACCGGGAACGGCGCCTACGTCAACTCCGGCCCGCTGGACGGCCTCACCGACAAGACCGAAGGCATCCACCGGGCCATCGAGCTGCTGGAGGCCGACGACCGGGGCACCGGGACGGTCAACTTCCGGCTGCGGGACTGGCTGCTCAGCCGCCAGCGCTACTGGGGCGCCCCGATCCCGATCGTGCACTGTGCCGAGCACGGTGAGGTGGCCGTCCCCGACGACCAGCTGCCGGTGCTGCTGCCCGAGCTGAAGGGCGCCGACCTCAAGCCCAAGGGCACCTCCCCGCTGGGCGGGGCGACGGAGTGGGTGGAGACGACCTGTCCGACGTGCGGGGGTCCGGCCCGCCGGGACACCGACACGATGGACACCTTCGTGGACTCCTCGTGGTACTTCCTGCGCTACGTCTCCCCGCACGACGAGACCCAGCCGTTCGACCAGGCACTGGCGAACGCGTGGGGCCCTGTCGACCTGTACGTCGGTGGCGACGAGCACGCCGTGCTGCACCTGCTGTACGCCCGCTTCTTCACCAAGGCGCTGCGCGACATGGGCCTGGTCGGCTGGGACGAGCCGTTCTCGGCCTACCTGAGCCAGGGAAAGGTGCTCAACCAGGGGCGCAAGATGAGCAAGTCGCTGGGCAACGGGGTGAACCTGGGCGAGCAGCTGGACGCGTTCGGCGTGGACGCCGTCCGGCTGACGCTGGTCTTCGCCAGCCCGCCCGAGGACAACATCGACTGGGCCGACGTCTCCCCGGCCGGCTCGCTGCGCTTCCTCACCCGTGCCTGGCGTCTCTCCGGCGACGTCACCAGCCAGCCCGGCACCTCGCCCGACGGCGGCGACCTGGCGCTGCGCCGGGTCACCCACCGCACGGTCGCGGACGCCGACCAGCTGGTGGCCGGCCACCGCTTCAACGTGGTGGTGGCCCGCACCATGGAGCTGGTCAACGCCACCCGCAAGGCCATCGACTCCGGGTGCGGACCGGCGGACCCCGCGGTGCGCGAGGCAGCTGAGGTAGTGGCGGTGCTGCTGTCCCTGGTCGCTCCCTACACCGCCGAGGAGATGTGGGAGCGGCTGGGCCACGAGCCCTCGGTGAGCCAGTCGGGCTGGCCCGAGGTCGACCAGGCTCTGCTGGTGGAGGACTCCGTCACCGCCGTGGTCCAGGTGCAGGGCAAGGTGAAGGGCCGGCTCGAGGTCGCGCCGGACATCTCCGAGGCCGACCTGGAGGCCGCGGCCCTGGCCGACGAGGCCGTGCAGCGGGCCATCGACGGTCGCCCGGTGCGCAAGGTGGTCGTGCGGGCACCGAAGCTGGTCAACATCGTCGTCTGA
- a CDS encoding DUF4870 domain-containing protein gives MSQPYYGSPQAPVATGDERTFGMLAHLVPLVAMVASAGLLGFVGSLVIYLVYRDRGDFVRTHAANSLNVQIMTGIILLISFPLMLVLIGFVTYPLALLVAFVLHVIGALKANKGEWWSPPLTPRFVS, from the coding sequence ATGAGTCAGCCCTACTACGGCTCGCCCCAGGCGCCGGTTGCCACCGGTGACGAGCGCACGTTCGGCATGCTGGCCCACCTCGTGCCGCTGGTGGCCATGGTCGCCTCGGCCGGACTGCTCGGTTTCGTGGGCTCCCTGGTGATCTACCTGGTCTACCGCGACCGCGGAGACTTCGTCCGGACCCACGCGGCCAACTCGCTCAACGTCCAGATCATGACGGGCATCATCCTGCTGATCTCGTTCCCGCTGATGCTGGTGCTGATCGGGTTCGTGACCTACCCGCTGGCTCTGCTGGTGGCCTTCGTCCTGCACGTGATCGGGGCACTGAAGGCCAACAAGGGGGAGTGGTGGAGCCCGCCGCTGACCCCGCGCTTCGTCTCCTGA
- a CDS encoding histidine phosphatase family protein, producing MTEPRRLLLLRHGQTAWNAEHRAQGQRDVPLDETGLLQAKSVAPVLAAMEPAFVRSSDLARARVTAEVVAAAAGLTVATDARLREFDLGARTGQTMDEYAATHPEEFRRFRAGEYDVAPGGESRATVTARVTGALDDALAALMPGELGIVVGHGAATKVSLLEWLALAPAASAVLGALGNCHWALVDDSGDPTGPVDGRRLVAYNRRG from the coding sequence GTGACTGAGCCCCGGCGGCTGCTGCTGCTCCGGCACGGCCAGACGGCCTGGAACGCCGAGCACCGGGCGCAGGGACAGCGTGACGTTCCGCTGGACGAGACCGGCCTGCTCCAGGCCAAGAGCGTGGCGCCGGTGCTGGCCGCGATGGAGCCCGCCTTCGTGCGCTCCTCCGACCTGGCCCGGGCCCGGGTGACGGCCGAGGTCGTCGCGGCTGCGGCCGGCCTGACGGTCGCCACCGACGCCCGGCTGCGTGAGTTCGACCTCGGAGCCCGGACCGGGCAGACGATGGACGAGTACGCCGCGACGCACCCCGAGGAGTTCCGGCGCTTCCGGGCCGGCGAGTACGACGTCGCGCCGGGCGGGGAGTCGCGGGCGACCGTGACCGCCCGGGTCACCGGCGCCCTGGATGACGCCCTGGCCGCGCTGATGCCCGGGGAGCTGGGGATCGTGGTGGGGCACGGCGCTGCGACCAAGGTCTCGCTGCTGGAGTGGCTGGCGCTAGCGCCCGCCGCCTCCGCCGTCCTGGGCGCGCTCGGCAACTGCCACTGGGCGTTGGTCGACGACTCCGGCGACCCCACCGGCCCCGTGGACGGACGCCGTCTGGTCGCCTACAACCGCCGTGGCTGA
- the rsfS gene encoding ribosome silencing factor translates to MTATDHAIELVRTAALAASDKLAKQIVAFDVSEQLAITDAFLIASGSNDRQVKAIVDEVEDKLREHGVKPIRREGGRDGRWVLIDYGDVVIHVQHEEERAFYALERLWRDCPSISLPEGVEAPTAAPDRAQDEDETVTDPAAPSGD, encoded by the coding sequence GTGACCGCCACAGACCACGCCATCGAGCTCGTGAGGACGGCCGCGCTCGCGGCCTCCGACAAGCTCGCCAAGCAGATCGTCGCCTTCGACGTCAGCGAGCAGCTGGCCATCACCGACGCCTTCCTCATCGCCTCAGGGTCCAACGACCGTCAGGTCAAGGCCATCGTCGACGAGGTCGAGGACAAGCTGCGCGAGCACGGCGTCAAGCCGATCCGGCGCGAGGGTGGCCGGGACGGACGGTGGGTCCTCATCGACTACGGCGACGTGGTGATCCACGTGCAGCACGAGGAGGAGCGCGCCTTCTACGCTCTCGAGCGACTCTGGCGCGACTGCCCGTCCATCTCCCTGCCCGAGGGTGTCGAGGCGCCCACGGCCGCCCCGGACCGGGCGCAGGACGAGGACGAGACCGTGACGGACCCGGCCGCCCCCTCGGGTGACTGA
- the nadD gene encoding nicotinate-nucleotide adenylyltransferase: protein MDTPRRVGVMGGTFDPIHHGHLVAASEVQAWFDLDEVVFVPTGAPWQKADRDVSGAEHRYLMTVIATAANPRFRVSRVDIDRSGPTYTIDTLRDLHVELPDAELYFITGLDALADIFTWRDADELFELANFVGCTRPGYEMDAQALDAIPADRVSLVEIPALAISSSDVRERKKRGEPVWYLVPDGVVQYIAKHHLYSVPVVPAGQKDTQ from the coding sequence GTGGACACTCCGCGCCGAGTCGGGGTGATGGGCGGCACCTTCGATCCCATCCACCACGGCCACCTGGTGGCCGCCTCCGAGGTGCAGGCCTGGTTCGACCTCGACGAGGTCGTCTTCGTGCCGACCGGGGCGCCGTGGCAGAAGGCGGACCGCGATGTCTCGGGAGCCGAGCACCGCTACCTGATGACGGTGATCGCGACCGCCGCGAACCCACGTTTCCGGGTCAGCAGGGTCGACATCGACCGCAGCGGACCGACGTACACCATCGACACGCTGCGCGACCTGCACGTCGAGCTGCCCGACGCTGAGCTGTACTTCATCACCGGGCTGGACGCGCTGGCAGACATCTTCACCTGGCGTGACGCCGACGAGCTCTTCGAGCTCGCCAACTTCGTGGGCTGCACGCGGCCCGGCTACGAGATGGACGCCCAGGCGCTCGACGCCATCCCGGCGGACCGCGTCTCCCTGGTCGAGATCCCGGCGCTGGCCATCTCCTCCTCCGACGTCCGTGAGCGCAAGAAGCGCGGCGAGCCCGTCTGGTACCTCGTGCCGGACGGTGTCGTGCAGTACATCGCCAAGCACCACCTCTACTCCGTCCCTGTGGTTCCCGCAGGGCAGAAGGACACCCAGTGA
- a CDS encoding glutamate-5-semialdehyde dehydrogenase: protein MTTTEDLRAVALRAREASYELALATRAQKDHALRAMAEGLVARSPEILRANAEDVERAEAGGSPANIIDRLRLTAERLEAMAQGLRDVAGLPDPVGEVVRGSRLANGLELRQVRVPFGVVGMIYEARPNVTADAAGICLKSGNAVLLRGSSSARSSNAAIVAALREAVAAAGLPADVVQQVPGESHDSVKDLMRARGLVDVLIPRGGAGLIRSVVQESTVPVIETGVGNCHVYVDRAADLDKALAIVVNSKTHRTSVCNAAESLLVHEDISSHFLPRVVEALQAEGVTIHGDDSFLDFDGVLAATEEDHGTEYLSLDISARVVESLDEAIAHIRRYSSAHSDAIVTEDLAAAQRFTGAVDSAAVLVNASTRFTDGGEFGFGAEIGISTQKLHARGPMGLPEMTSTKYVVTGDGHVR from the coding sequence ATGACGACCACCGAGGACCTGCGCGCCGTGGCGCTCCGGGCCCGCGAAGCCAGCTACGAGCTCGCACTGGCCACCCGTGCCCAGAAGGACCACGCGCTGCGCGCCATGGCCGAGGGGCTGGTGGCGCGCTCGCCGGAGATCCTGCGTGCCAACGCCGAGGACGTCGAGCGGGCCGAGGCCGGCGGTTCGCCGGCCAACATCATCGACCGGCTGCGCCTCACCGCTGAGCGCCTGGAGGCGATGGCCCAGGGGCTGCGCGACGTGGCCGGGCTGCCGGACCCGGTCGGCGAGGTGGTCCGGGGCTCACGGCTGGCCAACGGCCTGGAGCTGCGCCAGGTGCGGGTGCCCTTCGGGGTCGTCGGCATGATCTACGAGGCGCGGCCCAACGTCACCGCCGACGCCGCAGGGATCTGCTTGAAGTCCGGCAACGCGGTGCTGCTGCGCGGCTCCTCGAGCGCCCGGTCCTCCAACGCCGCCATCGTGGCAGCGCTGCGCGAGGCGGTGGCCGCTGCGGGTCTGCCGGCGGACGTGGTGCAGCAGGTGCCGGGGGAGAGCCACGACAGCGTCAAGGACCTGATGCGGGCCCGCGGGCTGGTCGACGTGCTCATCCCGCGCGGCGGGGCGGGGCTGATCCGCTCGGTGGTGCAGGAGTCGACCGTGCCCGTGATCGAGACGGGCGTGGGCAACTGCCACGTCTACGTGGACCGGGCGGCCGACCTGGACAAGGCGCTGGCCATCGTCGTGAACTCCAAGACCCACCGCACCAGCGTCTGCAACGCGGCCGAGTCGCTGCTGGTCCACGAGGACATCTCCTCCCACTTCCTGCCGCGGGTGGTCGAGGCGCTGCAGGCTGAGGGCGTGACCATCCACGGGGACGACTCCTTCCTCGACTTCGACGGCGTGCTGGCCGCGACCGAGGAGGACCACGGCACCGAGTACCTCTCGCTGGACATCTCGGCCAGGGTGGTGGAGTCGCTGGACGAGGCGATCGCCCACATCCGCCGATACTCCAGCGCCCACTCCGACGCGATCGTGACCGAGGACCTCGCCGCCGCTCAGCGCTTCACCGGGGCCGTGGACTCGGCCGCGGTCCTGGTGAACGCCTCGACCCGGTTCACCGACGGCGGGGAGTTCGGCTTCGGTGCCGAGATCGGCATCAGCACCCAGAAGCTCCACGCCCGGGGGCCGATGGGCCTGCCCGAGATGACCTCCACCAAGTACGTCGTCACCGGCGACGGGCACGTCCGCTGA